Within Aricia agestis chromosome Z, ilAriAges1.1, whole genome shotgun sequence, the genomic segment TAGGTATATTTATTTTGGTTTATATCAACTACACAATAAATGTGATAGTATGAAAAATAATCAACTACACGTGTTTCCTGAACCAGTTGAACAAAGTGCTCAATATTCTGCGACTAAGTACTGTTTTAAATTATCAGCACCCAAGGTATGAGGAAGTGATAGACGGAGTGATCATCAAGTTTATACTGAGAGAATTATTCCAAGTAGTCAACAAAAATACTACGAACAAGTTAATCAAAGCAGTCAGgcattaaagaaaatattatgaacaaCATATTCCTGATCAACATCAAATTCATTCaaacaaagtataaaatattatgacccGTATGTTATGAAAAATCATCAGCATAATATCGATGGTGGAAATGTCAAAGGGCTTAAAGGACATTTTGGCGATTTTGAGTTTTTGATGcagttatgttcagttttttaagggctatcgattggtataatcaAAATTTTGCTACGACGTATAATGATAGGGTCATTATAcgtttaaaacaattttttgccaagacaaaaaattgtttttttttaatatttggtcTTAAAGGcccaaaaagtaaaaatagGCATTTAAGACCTCCGATCACCAActtaaaattattcttatttgGCCTTAAGGACACTAAGGCTGTATTAATAGTCTGCTCTTGGTATTTAAGCACAAAGAGAATATAAGAAAGACAGTAAAAAGAGGATATAAGAGGTTGAacctagaaaaaaaattacgtcgGTTATTGaggtttaagttaaaaaaaacacagattaaacttttatttgtcCGTTTTCAGGCAATCGCCGTCGATCTTTCTTTAAAATTAGCTAAACACAatcgatcttgcttaaaaattaaccaatcacagtcgataTTAAATCGAATTGTATTTTTGTCTTTCAAGTCTGACTCTTGTTACGCTTGTAGTTAATATTCTCTTTGCTCTTAAGTCTTAAAGTTGGCTATTTACACGGGCCTTGGTTATTAACATGAAATTTAACACCCTTTCAActcattttaaaattgtttttgaatATTGTATCGTATTTAATTACGACCTACATTGACTTCtttgaattaaatatttcatgaaGCTCAAAATTAACGATTACCTCATGAATCttccatatttttaaataattaacttaATTATCCTCACTTTACGATTCAATTGTGACTACTCAAAGATAGTAGGTATGCATGGTTCATATTTTTGATagattcataataattacttaaatatttaactataaattaAAACTTTCTTATTGTTTCTTAGATATGAATAACAATTAAGCAAAAATACCTTATTTATTGGAGGAATAATTTAAGGAGGTTTTCAGTGTAAGGAATAAATAACACAGTATGTTTATTGTAAGATCGTTTCTTTgaagaatattaatatttattatattatgtacgttAAGTGTACAACTTTTCTATGCAACTCTAATCCTTACTTTCATTTCTGTTATTTAAAAGGTCAAGAAACTTAGGTACTTAATACATagttttttttctcaataattggCCTTGTAATCACTGTCTAATTTCAGCTTACTTTTTCATTTAGATGCGACTaagtaattttttgttattttaatgttttttttagataatagtacctatattataagggcaatgtaagtacctatacatatacaatttatttcataacaatcAAAATTAAACACTGAAACTTAAAGGAAGAGaagcaatataaataataaacactgAAACAGACTAAATCTGATTGacaaaagtgttaattttttttttattaaaaacaatttaagttTTAACGTACCTACATAGTccgttttaatataataataataatattgattaataatattaatgagcCAATGCTTTTTAAGCtttgttttcaaaaatattacatGAGATAACCAGTTGCCAATTACAGTTTAATGGAAAAATTTTTGGATATCCAGAATGTAGTTGTCCTTTAAGGCCTAACGTCATTGTTAAAAACTTCTTTAGGCTCTAACGATTTTATTTTGGATTTTCTGATTTGGCTTTAAATGACACTTACCAAAAATCACAGAACTTAAAGGACACTCATCTCGTTAACTACGCTAGCTAGACCAAATTAAATGATTGGAACCAGTTCAGcgcaaaaaattataaaaaatggtcTTTAAACCAAAACTGTAGTTAAAAAACAAAGTTATGTgtgtttttctataaaaaaagtttttcggctctcctgaaAAATCGCGATTTGTCCTTTAAGCCCTTTGACATTTCCACCATCGATATATGTTTGAAAGAAATCGAAAAATGTTCTCAAGAGCAAAGATACAGTGGTGGTAACCCAATACCAACAAATGAACACCCAACGCATCCAAGTATCATGAATAGTCAAACATACAGATATACTATACCTCCAGCGCCATACGCTCAACAGCAGGCATATCCTAAAACAAGTAggcagcaaaaaaaaaaatgcagacaataagtatatcaaaatattagaGGGAATACCCCCTAGATAATAATACACAGTACCTCCCAATGTGtatatagaaaataattattactacaaGCCAATAAGCCCCCCAGAAAGCACTGAGATTAATAGTCATGAACAGAACCTAATACTACAATAGATCCTAAAACGGAAGCAACTACTAGAGTACAAAAATTAACAGAAGAGCAAATAGAAGAATATGACATCGTTACTGATCATCAATATCTTGAGTACCTGACGTTAAAGACGCATTTTGAGAACACTCAAGATGTAACAACGGAAGGTACTAAAGATACAATAGAATCAGAAAATAATGACGCTCTGCAACAAGAGAGTATACCTACTACTCACGTACAAAGAAAACAAGACCTTATTAGAATGtgtgatgaaaaaaaaactacattttaaGTATCTGAACAAAGTAAAGTCACCTATATTTCAAGAAATATAACGACGATGTCGCTTTTAGCCAAGTTTCGATTGCGCGTGCAGGAATGTTGCGCTTATTGTGGGTACCGTAGAAAATAATTGAaacagtataatataatgttacaaaACACAAGGTTCTagcattttttaaagtttttgaaaacaaatttagatttttttttcaggaatGTCTTTTGGATATTGCGCTGGCCATCAAGAATAATTATCCATTTGAACAGCAGCACAAGCTGCTGTTGCGTCGTGCAGACTGTCACATGGAGTTGTGTCAGCGAAAGGAAGCCAAACAATCCCTTGAGGCCGCAACTCAACATGCCAATCTGCTTGACATGACTGCATCACAAtcttgtatgtatgttagtcatattttaaaaacatgaaaaatttaTAGGCAGATTGCATCCTTGACGTAATTTTCCGAATGCTGATCTAAGATAATTAACATTGAttcatatattaatttattgaattgtaaattttttgtatttttgtatttggCTGTTTGCTAAATGTTCATTATCTCAGTTAAATATACTATTATGAAAAGCTTTCACTTTGAAGTTTTAACAAATTAAACCTAACTGCAATCCAGTTGTTTGTGTGTGCTGTAATTTCTACTTTGCAgattttttattgcaaaaaattTGTTGCAGTGGAATTTGAACGACATGTCAAGATATTGGAGAAAAAATTAGCCACTTTAGAAGGAGAAAGTAAAAGGCAGCAGCCAGTTGAGTTACCTGAATGTCATTTGGGCACAAATTCAGCATTTAATGCTGCATCACAAGCAATTGAGCTAAGGTATGTTTTAAAACTATAAAGGAACTATAAAGAAATAGAAACTGGCAAAATAGAAGGTACTGACATTACCTTCACAAGACAATTGGTCCTTGTCTGTCATGACTATATTAATATCAGTataaaacctacgaataataaaaactaagggaaTGTAACtctcatacttcaaccgttttaaatttggttccttttcgcacactaaaatatggcaatcgCAACGAAACACTAATACTCAAATTtaggaaataaagccgttgataTTAATTGTCACgtctataattacacaaaattgtgtaccgaatacatgcatatagTATATGCATGTATTGGAGTCACATTATGTAGAGTcttggacaaattttttgacggagttactcttccttagtttttattattcgtggtATAAAACACATTATTTCACAGTGTCTGTATACGCAGtgtgaattattttttattactgaaGTACAATTTTATAACATCTCAATTTACAGAGTagatttgttattaattattattaagaggaCAAATAAAGGGTCCACTGCAATAATGATGAACgtccaaaaaattaaaatcttaatgtTTAATGCCATTCCGTcacttgaaataatatttttaaaatgtatttacaaaattagCAATATCGCTTATAGTTCCgtgataaatatgttttttatatttcgGCTACTCGGCTGAAACGCTCAACGTCACAGTTGTTtgctttaaaataatctttaccTCTTTTCGTTTCGTTATACCGTTCTAAATTTAATAACCTTATCTTACAACTAATAACTCAGTACATTCATCATTATTGCAGTGGACCCTTCAaacgtttttaaataaaattgttatagACGCAACGATACAGCGGGCAGACACGTTATTGCTAAAGAGAATTTGAAGCGTGGTGATGTGCTATTCTCTGAAGAACCATACGCCTGGGTCACGCTGCCAACTGATGACAATGTGTGTGAGATGTGCTGTCAAGCCGATATAAACTTAGTGCCGTAAGCATTCCAATACTTACATTTGTTACAATACTGTAAAAActtataacattttacaatCTGAAAAATTTATTCAAAGACAGATAGCGGATCTACGTGATTTAGTCGGATTACGTCAAGGCAATGTTAGTCTGTGACCCAAATAAAACAGATTCACAATTTGACTATAAACAGATTTTTCCCTTAAGAGTTTCGATCGTCATTTCTTTTATTGGTACcagtttaattgttttttttttagttgtagCGTATGTTCCCGAAGCGTGTACTGCGGGGAGCAATGTCGCGCCAACGCTCAAGCCTTCCATCGGTGGGAGTGTGAGGGGGCCCAGTCTGCGCTCTTCCCCACTATAGGCATCGCTCATTTAGCTTTAAGGTGTGTAATATGAAGAACTTATgatttattcttaaaaaaaagagatattatatgtataatgtgtagtatttatatatatatatatatatatatatatatatatatatatatatatatatatatatatatatatatatatatatatatatatatatatatatatatatatatatatatatatatatatatatatatacagggtgtaacaaaaataagtgataatactttagtgtgtgtacgtgttccttgtagagagttcactgtgaaagtagcagctctgaaagacgtaaattttttttcacttttgtatgggcaagggtccgagcgtcaggagtttccccatacaaaagtgaaaaaaaatgtggtctttcagagctgctactttcacagtgaactctctacaaggaacacatacacatactaaaatattatcacttatttttgttacaccttgtatataaaactcaaaggtgactgactgacatgatgatctatcaacgcacagcccaaaccactggaccgattgggctgaaatttagcatgcaggtagattttatgacgtaggcatccgctaagaaaggattttgatgaattcCACCTCCAGgatttgaagtcggtgccagttccaaaagttccaaatattctgtcagagaactgaagattcGGCTATCACCAGATAGCCGaatcaaaatgatgaagattgagtacagaaatagttgaggtttagccgaattcggaaaaaggaactattagataggaaaaattatttaatactttttagtccatattatttaaaggatactattattgtttttaccttgggagtcggttttaattttctgttaaaaaaaataatacagaagacaattccaaatttaaattaggtaaatgtgagattttcatttgtttttcttattgttaaaatgagaaaaaaggtaaaaatgcaacacaagccacgaaaaaaatatgtgatgtttatggacctagTGCAGTAAtcagtatctgtgagagtagcgcaggtttaagcgttttcaatccggaaattttgatattatcaaagatgcacgtcgctctggtcgccctgttacggcGATATGATGCCGTTTTTggaaaagtggagcaagatcggcatattagttACAATGTAGTTAAAGAACTGGTGATTGActacaaaacggttttggcgcatttgtaAAAAGCTGGATACagaaaaaagctcgatatttgggtgcctcatgagctcactgaaagaaacctgtTAATGAACCGtatactcatttgtgattctttattacgacttAATGAAACCgaatcatttttgaagaagctgatgactggtgatgaaaagtggatcacttACGACAAGAACGAATCGTGGTTAAAGGGCGGTCaagcttcacagactgtggcgaaatccgggttaactcgcaacatggtgatgctgtgtgtgtggtgggattggaatggcattattcattatgagctgctACCGCCAGGCAGAACCAtcgagaaagcggccggaattaatcaatagaaggggtgtggtttttcaccatgataacgctagacctcacacatctttaacAATTACTTAGCCACTTAGTAAAAATTACGGGAGCTTGGCGGGAGATGTTAacgcatccgccgtatagtcctgatcTTGCttcttcagatttccacctttTTCGGTctctgcagaattccttaggcagtgtcagttgacatcacaagaggactgccaaaaccacttgtcgcagttttttcatcataagccccaattttttttattgcaatgggatcatgtccctaccaacaagatggccaAAAGTTATCCAACAAAATGGCACCCATGTACTTtagttatttgtaaataaactttataaaaaaaccttttgaatttttatataaaatgcgaagaaactttttcccgaACCTAATATGTCTCAAGGAATCTtaacaaaatgtatttatagcGACACCCTATAAGTGTCTTGTAGAGGTGTAAATTATTCTGAAAATTAGAGGTATCCTAATAATGGTACCTACACCGGCTTCCTTAACAATggctagtttcattgaaatcgggcCACCACTAATGCTTTAAACGGCTGCACCACAGAGAATTTCaggcatattatattaacaatttACTTTTTTCAGGGTGCTCTTAATAGGCGCTAGCAAAGGCTTTCCACTCCTACCAAATCATGTGAAGGAGCCAAAAACAGCCTTAGACCTGTTCAGAGGTTATTCTGCCGTGGACAATATAAAGATATACAAAACAGACGCACAACCCTTCTACAGAATGTTCAATTTAGTGACCAACTTTGACAATATGAATAATACCGACTATATACAATATGCATTGGTAAGTTGTGAATAACGAAAAGGAACGAAGTCTATTTTAGGGCTTCGCaccgaaagggtaaaaacgggatcttattattaagacttcgttgtcttgtttccaggctgtatctcaagaactgcaaTAGTCagctaaaattttcacaaattatgcatttctgctgccgctataacaacagatactaaaaacaaaataaaaataatatttaatgggtGTGGAAAACACGAGaaaaacttaaacataataACACACCTTTGGGCTATTATTAAAAGCATACTTTTTTCAGACTGCGGCGATGCTGACTTTATATTTAGAGAagtttacaaagtttttcgaatATCTGCCGAGTCGTGTGCCCTACTCTCTCAGCGATGGACAACTGAAACTCTTCGCTGCGGCCATCATTTTGAGGAGTTTGGGTCAGCTGGTCTGCAACGGTCATGCTGCTTTGAGTTTGTCGACAGTGGAAGACGACGATAttggtattatatttatgtCTTAAATGATCACAAGAATAAAATCTCTTTCGTTACAACTTTGCACAAtacacacatatttttattcTGCATCTTTTtccatatatataaaactcaaaggtgactgactgacatggtgatctatcaacgcacagcccgtggaccgatcgggctgaaatttggcatgtaggtagatgatatgacgtaggcatccactaagaaaggattttgatcaattctacctccaaggggttaaaacaggggatgaaagtttgtatatataataattcttcttaacgcgagcgaagccgcgggcaaaagctcgttgttaaataaagtcaatataGATTTCCTAAggtcggtataaatagtcagtactcaagatgcatctcggtctcaagacacggttcaggctctgtgattggttggctgtcaaaatttggaccaatcactgagccgaaccgcgtcttgagaccgggtcgcatcttaagtactgactatttataccggcctattTCTATCTTTGAGTCTTTGGGCAGGTACTCATTTGCGACGATTGTTTCGATCCAATAGAGAACAATTAAGCTACTGAACTATTGTCACCATATTAAGAAACAAGAAATTTCATTCTACCATTTTTACTCAATTGGCTAATCTATTAGACAGAGACGGCAACATAAGCCTGGAGtaaatacttattaataataatagtatatttatgttttatttgtaggcaGGGCCGTTTTTAAGATCGGCCACTTTTattacgaactctgccgccatcctaggactcCATAGGACGCgtccgcccataggccatggcctatactgcctatacataaattcaGAGCTGTTTATAGGTCGCACAGTGAGTGAGCGCGAGGTGCGGCGGGCGACGGCCATCTACCCCTCGGCCGCCATGATGAATCACTCCTGCGACCCCAACATCATCAACACGTATGTagatgacataataatataattaacattaacattaaaccaatgtactattatatataatgattaaggggctgtttcaccgctttctgataagtgccagataggctatccaacacTTAACATGAcaaatagagtatggagaatctgtcatataagttgtggatagcctatccggcatcttatcaggaagtggtgaacaggccctaaaaatattattaaaatgtaatatcgTAAAAATGGTCACAGAATTAATGAAATGATGTGAATTGTGAatcctcgcacattcgtccgcgccgcatttcgtgtactatgcggtgcgttcgacacGTACGGCGCTGTCAAATGTGCGATCAGTTTAAGAATCAACTGGAATGATAACACGGCATAGCTGTTCTGACATCTAGAATCAAGGCTCAAGATATTTTGACCTTGTTGTAAACAGTCAGAAATTGTACAAAATTGGTCAGAAATGATGTGTTCATATTAAGTATAGAGTTTCATCCATATTGGCCGTACTTATGTCTCACCATTTGAACTACAGTGTCTAGCCTCAGTGAAATTCTAAGAGGctaaataaaggaaaaatttgAAACGTTTTGAATTCTGCGAGATACTCTTTTATACATTAAGAAATTGGAGAGCTATATTTCTTTCAAAAGATAGAAACTAATCATGCAtgtaacgtttttttttatatattatttatagtttcTACAACAGCCGTCTGATAATTCGTTGCGCTCGCGAGATCAACGCCGGGTCAGAGGTGCTCAACTGTTACGGGCCGCACCGCGCGCGGGCCACCACCGCCCAACGCAGGCTGCAATTGCGAGCTCAATACATGTTCCACTGCAGCTGCAGCGCTTGTATTGACACGGAGCGGATTGATTTTGTGGTGAGTGCATTATGGACATATTATggaaatattgcaaatgtattgaaatgtgtacctaaggtacacttttttgacaagtattgtggagcgtgtttttgacggagttacttttccttagtttttattattcgtaggtcagAAATGATAAATATTGTCAGTCGAAAGTGTTTGGGCTTTTTCAActtctaactgccgcactcagagacattattttaatgatcattgaacttcaatttaatgaggagtttgacagataatgtatagggAGGTATAGGGCTTATGTCGAagtcttcatttaattattatatttgacgacctctgtggctcagtggtgagcgcgttggtagctcaacccgggggtcgcgggttcgaatcccgccgacggaacaaaaagtttttcaaagttcctaggtcatggatgactggatgtgtattaaatatgtgtatcatatcataaaaatcttaaatatatgtatagtataaaaagtattaaatatatatccgttgtctggtacctgtaacacaagtccttcaggtacttaccaccgggccagactgacgtggtgtgaagcgtcgatagatattatattattattaattacagtcaagtagttaacatttgtctgtgagtgcggcagttagcgACGATCAGTTCTTCAGGTTAGTTGTGGACCGAGGCGTATGTATTTTATTACGTGTTTTTTAGCCATAAATATCACTTATCAGCTTGATAAAACGCATTTTGTGTTCAGCTGCTGTTCAGCGCGTACGCGTGTCAGTCGTGCAAGGGTCCCGTGGCGTGGCACAGCAAGCCGCGCTGCCAGCAGTGCCGCGCCGACTTCAACCCGGAGCGAGCGATGTCCATCATCGACCGGGCCGAGGAGCTCGCGTTACAAGGTACGGCCCGACGCTTGGTCAGCACTGACTTTTGAAGTGCCACTAGCTATAATATAACATAGTCAGTTATAGACCTATTTGAA encodes:
- the LOC121738446 gene encoding SET and MYND domain-containing protein 4-like; translated protein: MDQLRLPEDCAKQWEILLLLLSSEEKKIDRTSENEVDTINYFLKCEGVRKILTQWLNQMKTSYAKKVQDNDTALKCDNVSLLWRQKGNEKFRANFIEDSYKCYTNSVLYANQNGSMYPLALANRSAALLRLKRFKECLLDIALAIKNNYPFEQQHKLLLRRADCHMELCQRKEAKQSLEAATQHANLLDMTASQSLEFERHVKILEKKLATLEGESKRQQPVELPECHLGTNSAFNAASQAIELRRNDTAGRHVIAKENLKRGDVLFSEEPYAWVTLPTDDNVCEMCCQADINLVPCSVCSRSVYCGEQCRANAQAFHRWECEGAQSALFPTIGIAHLALRVLLIGASKGFPLLPNHVKEPKTALDLFRGYSAVDNIKIYKTDAQPFYRMFNLVTNFDNMNNTDYIQYALTAAMLTLYLEKFTKFFEYLPSRVPYSLSDGQLKLFAAAIILRSLGQLVCNGHAALSLSTVEDDDIGRTVSEREVRRATAIYPSAAMMNHSCDPNIINTFYNSRLIIRCAREINAGSEVLNCYGPHRARATTAQRRLQLRAQYMFHCSCSACIDTERIDFVLLFSAYACQSCKGPVAWHSKPRCQQCRADFNPERAMSIIDRAEELALQAERSPNIEERCDRMQASYKLKQQVWHRHHSSLRAAADKLARLYADMGEYGKSMELIKQNIQSLEYQFGSFSVEVAHELRKLSDVMLERIFNAPQNPDYRDWCLEAHKIIKKAIQLMELNYGSWEPLVARLKEHEGYIASFLADSRSSDTIDCIHHNLHYNLKI